One Carassius auratus strain Wakin chromosome 3, ASM336829v1, whole genome shotgun sequence genomic region harbors:
- the mpst gene encoding 3-mercaptopyruvate sulfurtransferase, protein MAAQARALVAARWLADAVKNNRVGPNLRILDASWYLPKMKRNPRAEFEKTHIPGASFFDIDECCDKSSEFDHMLPTGGEFAHYVGNLGIGNNTHVVVYDASDFGSFSAPRVWWMFRVFGHTSVSVLDGGLKNWLTGGHPVTEQYSKPACAEFRESFNKSWVKTYEDILNNIKTKEFQVVDARANGRFRGVEPEPRENTEPGHIPGSINMPFPSFLDSTSGLERPVEELKKLFQQAGVDTQKPFWVTCGSGVTACHIALAAHLCGHPGVSLYDGAWAEWFTRAAPEHVISEGKGKQP, encoded by the exons ATGGCTGCTCAAGCTCGAGCTCTCGTAGCGGCGCGATGGCTCGCGGACGCTGTCAAAAACAACCGAGTAGGACCAAATCTGCGGATATTAGATGCATCTTGGTATCTACCAAAAATGAAACGCAATCCCAGGGCCGAGTTTGAAAAAACGCACATTCCCGGAGCCTCGTTTTTCGACATCGACGAGTGTTGTGACAAAAGCTCCGAGTTTGATCACATGCTGCCTACGGGGGGCGAGTTCGCACACTACGTGGGTAATCTGGGAATAGGGAACAACACTCATGTCGTCGTTTACGATGCCAGCGACTTCGGCTCGTTCTCTGCTCCACGGGTGTGGTGGATGTTTAGGGTGTTCGGGCACACTTCGGTGTCGGTTCTGGACGGCGGGCTCAAGAACTGGTTAACGGGAGGTCACCCTGTTACCGAACAATATAGTAAACCAGCATGCGCTGAGTTCAGGGAGTCCTTTAACAAGTCTTGGGTCAAAACTTATGAAGACATTTTGAACAATATTAAAACCAAAGAATTCCAAGTGGTCGACGCCAGAGCCAATGGAAGATTTCGTGGGGTTGAACCAGAGCCAAGGGAGA ACACCGAGCCTGGTCATATTCCTGGATCGATCAACATGCCCTTCCCCAGCTTCCTGGACTCGACTTCAGGTCTAGAGCGTCCTGTGGAGGAACTCAAGAAGCTCTTCCAGCAGGCCGGAGTTGACACGCAGAAGCCCTTCTGGGTCACCTGTGGCTCAGGTGTGACGGCCTGTCACATCGCCCTCGCTGCTCACCTGTGCGGTCACCCGGGGGTCTCTCTGTATGATGGTGCGTGGGCCGAGTGGTTCACCAGAGCTGCACCTGAACACGTGATCTCTGAGGGAAAAGGAAAACAGCCATGA